The nucleotide sequence GGCCTGCACGATGTTTGGAACAAGATTAAAATTGGCTTTCACCATTGGATAAATTACTAACGAATTGTTTTCAATTCCTTGTTCTTTGCCTAAAATATACGTTAAACCAGCACCTAATTCCAATGAATAATCGGCATCAAAAAACTTGATACTTGGGTTCGCAGATAAGTTTAAGTGACTGTATGTATCTACCAAATTATCAATACCATTGTTTGCAAATTGTGTGTTTACATAATCTGCTTCTAAATTTATATATACGGTATTATTGGGTAGTTCCACACTAAATTTTGGCGCAACCACAAAGCGGCTTTCTTTACTGCTGTAATCGTCCCAAAAATATTTGTATCGAGCATCTATTTTTTCGAAAGCACCGATATAACTTTCATAAGAAGCACCAATATGCACATCGTTGTATTTTTGCAAAGGATCAACCAAATCAAAATTAAAATTCGACACGAAAAAATCGGCAGGTGTTCCATACCAATTGTATTTAGATGTCATTGCTCCAAATTGGGTGTTCCATTGATTGTTTTCGTTGCGTTGACCCAGCGTGAAATCTAAATTACTTTTGCTGAACGAATCATCTAATTGCACATTTTCGATACCACCGCCCGACGATATGTGCTTAAGCAAACCGCCCACATACATATTTTTACTTCCAATGGTTTCTACAATACCCAATTCACCACGAATGGTGTTGTAATTTCCAAAACCAAACAATGCATAATTGCTGTAAAATTTTGCCAACGAATCATTGTCAACCTTTGCAGCTTCGCCTTTTGCTGGTGAAAAGGTAGATGCAACCGGAACCGAAAAAATAGTGTATTTTACTTCTTTTTTCTGGTTTATGTCTTCGTCTTCAATTAACGGGTTATCGTTAATTTTAAAAGCGTCGTTCAAAGTAGCTTGATATTCCGATGTTACGTTTACAACTTCGGTTCCTACTCCCTTATTCTTTTTATCTTTATCTTCTTGTGCATTTGCCTGATGAGCAAAAAATGCCGCTGCTATAGTGATGCTTAATGCGTACTTTTTCATAAAAAATTATTTAACCGATGAATTTCGTTTCGATTCTTCTGTTTTAATGCGATTCAACTCTGTCTTGGCTTCAGTTACCACATCTGCATATTCTGTGGCATTAGAAATTACACTCTCCAAAATATAAGTTGCCTGGTAACTGTCTTTCAATTGATAGAAGTTTTTAGCCAGCAAAACCAAGCCTTTGGCATTGTAATATTTATTTGCCGAATATTCTTTTACCAATTTTTCTATGATTTTGTTTGATGCATCGTATTTTTTATCAGCATTTTTAAAATAAGCATCATAATACAAAGCTTCGGCTTTTAAATCACCCGATGCAATACTATTTAACTGCTCGTATAATTTACGCGCATTGGCAGTATCGCTGTTTTTAAACGCCATTCGGGCGCTAATCGCAATAGCATCTGCTTTAATGCGCTTGTCCACTTTGCTGTTGGCAGCCAAAATATTGGCATATTTTGCAGCAGTGTTCATATCGTTTTCTTCATAAGCAATTTTCATAAGGTTTGCTTGTGCAAAAAGCTTATTATTGTCATTACTAGCATTGATTTCTAACAAATTCAAGACACGTTGAGCGTTTGTTTTGTCTTTTTCATTGAGATACATATTAGAAAGTCGAATTAAAGATTGCTCTGTATATTCCGATTTTCCTCGTTTTACCACCTGCTCATAATTGGCTTTCGCCTCGGCTACTTTATTATTTCCAAAATAAATTTCTGCCATGTTAAAATAAGCTTTTGTAGCATGTAATCCGTTGGGATAATTGCTCACATAATCGTTTAAGCTTTTCAACGCACCTTCGTTATTATTTTGTGCCATTTGACTTTCTGCCGACGTGAACACATCGTTTTCTAATTCGGCGGTAGAAATATCCACAAAATCCAGATTTTTAACCCAAGCGGCAAATTCATTAGATCTTCCTGAATCTAAATAAACAATTCGTGCATTTTGAACCGCTTCCATGGTATCTTGCGAACCCGGATAATCGGCCACCACTTTTTTAAATCGTTCAATTGCCTTGTCTTCTTGGTTTGCATTCACATAAACCAATCCTTGACGCAGAATTGTTTTTGAAATTAAATTAGACTGCGGATAATTGCTAATTAATTGATTAAATGTTTCAATAGATTTGTTGGTTTGATTGGTGTTGGCATAGGTGCTTCCCAATTCATAAATGGCGTCATCTATTAAACTAGACGACTTATAATTAGCGATAAATTTTTGTAATTCTTCAATTTTTGTGGGCGTTTTATCGATAAAACCATACGATATAGCTTTTTGATATGCCGCATAATCTTTATAAGGCGAATTGCTGTTTAAAATGGAGTTATACATTTCCATTGCCGCTCCGTATTGCTTGGTTACAAAGTATCCATCTGCCAAACGCAAAGTGGCATCGGATTTTTTAGCATCGTCTTTCACCGCCGCCAAATAATTTTTAAAGTGCGTATTGGCATTGCTGTAGTTTTTCAACTTGTAGGCAGCATATCCCAAATTGTATTCTGCGCTTTTAAATTCTGGCGTGTTTTGCGCTTGGGGCAATTGTTTAAAAGTGGTAAATGTTTGGTAGGCATCGCCAAAACGGTTCAATGCATATTCGCTTTCGCCTCGCCAATAAGTAGCCCTTGCCACATATTTATTGTCTTGGCGTTCCGCAATTGATTTATTGAACATACTGTTTGCCTGGCTGAATTTACCTTCATTGAACAGTTCCACTCCCCTATAAAAAGTAACTTTTTGATAAGCTGCTTTATTCAGTGGCGTGCGGTTTGATTCTAAAACTTCTAAAGCCGCTTTATAGTTTTTGGTTGATATATAAGAATCTACCAACAAGTCACTCAATTCTTGTTTGTAAGGCGTTTCGGGATATTTCACCAAAAAATCAGTTATTACTTCCGGAACACTTTTGTAAGGATTTCCAATATCGTAGCTTAATTTGGCATAATTTGCATACGCATCTTCTTGAATTTTTGCAGAAAAATCCATTTCAGAAGCATTTTTAAATGCGTTTAAAGCTTGTGTGCGTTGATTTAATTTTAAATAACTTTCACCCAAGTGATAATAGGCGTTTTGAGCCACAGCATCTTTTCCGCTGATAATTTTATTGAACTCAGAAACGGCTTTTTCGTAGTCTTTTTGTTGGTAATACGAATAGCCCAATTGATAAAAATCCACATTGCTTAGCTTTCCGTTTTTACCTTCATAAGCCAATAAATAGGGTAATGCTTTATCGTATTGTTTCAAGTTGAAATAGCTTTCGCCGATAATTTTTGAAAGCTCTGATTTTTCGGTTTCGGTAGATTTTGGCATTTGTGCCAAACCTTCTTCAATCGCTTTTTGAAAGTTTCCGCTTTTAAACTGCATATCGGCTTTGTAGTAGCCCATGCGTTCTTGATACTTTTCAACAGATTCCACATTGGCAAAGTATTCATTTGCTTGATCGTAATCGTTGTTGGCATACGAAATGTATCCTAAATAATATTTTGCTTGATTGCCATACGCTCCTTCCAAATCCACTTGATCGAGATATGTTTTTGCTTTGGCATTTTGCTTTTTGCTGAAATAAGCATATCCTTTTTGAAAATTGATACGATCCTTATCTGCCGGACTTAAAATGGCTTCGTTTATTTTTTCAGCATAACGCAAAGATTGATCGTAATCACCTTGCGAGAAGTAAAAATTGCTTACATCAACATAAGCTTGTGCTTGTTTACTGCTGGTGGGATAATCATAAATAAACTGACTGATTTTTTGTTCGGCTCCTGCCTGCCCTAAACGAATGGCGCAATTGGCACTGTAATATGCACTTTCTGCTTGTATTTCGTCGTTTGTATTTTTTATTTTTACTTGATCAAACAAAATTTGAGCAACGGCATATTGTTGTTCATTGTATAAACTTACTGCGTTGTAAAAATCTTTGTTTTCTTGCGTGTAGTTGTAAGATTGTTGGGCATTCATAGAAATTCCGCCCAACAAAAAGGATAGGTATAGAAAATGATTCGCTTTTCGCATTTCAACTATTTTTTTAAAAATCAAATATATTAAAATATATATATAATTGAAACGGATTATGTGATTATTAATTGTTTAAATAAGCGTTTTTTATTCGATCATGTACCTTGTTTTAAGTGGGAGATACAATGAAACACAACCTAATGTTAAGCCGAATTAAACTTACGCAATAAAAACTTTACAAATTTTACAAATTTTTAACTAAGAATCTGCTTTAACATAATTTTCTGCTAAAGATTTGCTTACACACCTTGTTCTATGTTTGTATCGAACAAAATACAAATAAACAATGAAAAAAATTTATGTAGGAAAAATAGCTTTTTTAGCTTTTGCTTCTTTATTCGTCACTTCATGCCAGGATGAAGCGATTCCTTCACAAGAAGAAGAAACCAACCCTGAAACCGAAGTTCCAGAAACAACTATTAACCTAGTGAATCATTCCAATATACCAGCATTGGTTTATGGAATGCCCGGATTTGAAGATTTAGAAATTTTAACGCTTATTTCATCTTCGGACAAGTTAGAACAATCTCCTAATTTTGTATTTGGTGCACAGCCAGACGGAGCCGGTTTCATGAAAAACCCAAGCGGTGAAGGTTTTATGATGATTACTAACCACGAAATTTTACAATCGGTATCGCGTGTGTTTTTAGACAAAAACTTTAAGCCGGTTCGTGGTGAATACATTGTTGATGCAGTTGGTGGAATGACACGGTTGTGTTCGGCTACCCTTGCAGAGCCGGCAGTTCATGGATTTGGACCGGTTTTTTTAACTGCGGGTGAATCGGGTGAAGAAAGCTTAGTGCATGCCATTGACCCATTGGGTTTTGTTAACGACCGTTCTAGAACAGACCGTGTGAAGCCCGCATTGGGAAGAGCAAGTATGGAAAACGCTGTTCCTTTACCTTCAGATGTATCGGGAAGTGGTACTTTTATTTTAATCGGTGAAGACCAAAGTTATTCAACCAATCATCAAAGTGCTGGTCAATTAATCATGTATCATTCCAACACACGTGGTGATTTGGATAACGGTAAGCTGTATGCTTTAAAAAGAATTGACAATACCATTACCGAAGGTAGCATGACAAAAAATCAATCGTATGCTGTGGAGTTTGTGGAAATTCCTAATGCTAAAAATTTAACAGGTGCCGAAATAAACGCTGCGAACATCACCAATAATGCCTTGCGTTTTTCAAGAGTTGAAGATGTGGATTACCGCAAAGGAAAAGGCAATGGAAACGAAATTTATTTTACTGCTACCGGACAAGCAAGTGGCGGACAACCAGTGCCTGGATATACCATGTGGGGACGTGTGTATAAATTGGTTTTAGATAAAAACAATATGTTTAAAGGAACATTAGAAATTATTGCAGAAGGTGATTCAAACCCTGGAAATGATTTAATAAACCCTGATAATATTTGTGTTACCGAAAACTATGTGTATATACAAGAAGATGGTGATTCTTTTTACGCTGGTGCCAATCATGACTCGTATATTTGGCAATACAGTATGGCAAAAAAATCGTATAAGCCTTGGTTAAATATGAAACACAACCGCGGCAATGCGGAATGGTTCAATTTATTTGACCAATCTGGTAAATTAGACAAATTTGGTTCATGGGAATATGGTGCGATGATCGATGTGTCTGATTTAGTGGGTATTCCTGGAACATTTGCCGTGAATATTCATCCACACACTTGGCAGAAACCTGAATTTTTGAATGCCGATGGCTCTGGTACACAAAGCAATAAAGAAGGCGGACAAGTAGTTTTAATTAAAAATGTTGAACGTTAATAACAAACAAACACTGGCTTTAGTGCCAGTGTTTTCTGTTTTTCTTGTAAAATGAAAAAAATAGTTCTTTTTTTATGTATTTCGCTGTTGTTCTTCCAATGTAAAAAAAACAACGATTACCAAATTAATCACGAGCAAACCGTGCAACAGCACATCATCAAAAACCTACAAAATCTATCGGAAGCTCTTCAAAATTTTGAACGCTTGGCACAGTCAAATGCTTCAGAAAGCGAATTGCAACAGCACTTTTTAAAATGCAGATTGCTTTTTAAAAACACCGAGTGGGCAACGGAATATTTCTTGCCCAAATCGTCTAAATTGTTAAACGGTCCGGCTTTGGATCATTTAGATTTAGAAGAAAATAAATTTTTAGATGCTGAAGGTTTTCAAGTTTTAGAAGAATATTTATATCCTCATTATCAAAAAGAGCAACAAACCGAAATTATTAAACAAATTCGCATTATTGATAATTTAATCAGAGCAGGCATTACAAATTTTGAAGCTACAAAACCTTCAAAAGAGCAAGTTTTTGATGCCCTGCGATTGGGTATATTTAAAATTACTACTTTAGGCATCACCGGTTTTGATACCCCTGTAAGCAGTTTGCTTTTTCCAGAATCGCAAGCCGCTTTAAAAGGTATTGAAGATGTTTTAAATATTTATAAAAATGAATTACAAAGGTTTGAATCATTCCAAAATTCGATGGAATTATTGAGAACCGCACAAACAACCATCAACCAATCATCCAATAAAAATACTTTTGATTATTTGGGATATATTATCAATTATTTAGATCCAATTGCACAAAAAATACATCAATTGCAGCTTGATGCCCAAATTCCGTTTGTTAAACGTGTGAGTATGTTAAAGCCAGATGCTGCTTCACTTTTTGCACGAGATGCTTTTGATTTGAATGCTGTTTCGGCAGATCAAAACTTAAAATCGAATCCAGAAAAAATTGAATTAGGAAAGAAATTATTTTACGACACGCACTTATCCAAAAATAATACCCGCAGCTGCGCAAGTTGTCATGATCCCGAGAAGGCATTTACCGACGGATTAAAAGTGGCTTCCGATTTGGCAGGTAGTCCGTTGCTTCGCAACACACCTTCTTTAAATTACGCAGGTTTTTATCACGGACAATTTTGGGATATGCGGCAAGCAGATATAGAATCGCTTACTACAAATGTGATTGAAAACCAAGAGGAGATGCACGGCAATATGGCAGATATTTTAAAAATGGTACAAACCGATGAGTACTATGCAACTTCATTTAAAAAGATTTATAAAGACAATAAAATTGAAGGTTGGCATGTTCAAAATGCATTGGCAAGCTATGTGAGATCGCTAAGTACGTTTTCTTCGAGATTTGACGATTATATGCGTGGTGAAAAAACAGCTTTAACTTCCTTAGAAAAAGAAGGATTTAATGTTTTTGTTGGTAAGGCAAAATGTGCAACCTGTCATTTTTTACCAATTTTTAACGGAACCGTTCCGCCACGGTTTTCCTCTTCAGAACAAGAAGTTTTGGGGGTTCCTGCTGATGTGGAAGTTACTATTTTAGACAACGATTTGGGAAGATATATATACAATACCGATTTGTATCAATTGAAAAATGCATTTAAAACGGTGACTGTTCGCAATATTGAAAAAACTGCTCCATATATGCACAACGGTGTTTTTAAGTCTTTAGAAGAGGTAGTAAACTTTTACAACAAAGGTGGCGGTTTGGGTTTTGGTTTATCAGTAGAAAACCAAACGCTTCCGGCAGATGCTTTAGATTTATCGGAACACGAACAAAAAGCACTCATTGCGTTTATGAAAGCCTTAAACGATCAATAAAAACAACAAAACCTTGCCAAAATTTAATACTTTGGCAAGGTTTTTTGTAATTAAAATTATCAGAAAGCAAGTATTGTGCTTATACAATTTTAGTAGAAGTTGTTATTCGATCTTAGTATGGTGCCCTTTCATACTCAAAAATTGAACAATTTCCTCTTTCCCGTCATTATCTATTTTAATAGTTGATATTCTTGAAATATTGTGTACCTCCTGCCCTTCTTTGTTTACAACAACTTTTACAGTTGTATGGTAAGCTTCCTTGGCATTCGTAAAACCTAGTTGGGAAAGTTCGAATTTAGAAATAGGCTGACTAATTATAAAGGTATTATTAGGAACTTCTATTTGATAAAACTTTGTTCCCATCACTTCAATAAAGTGTTTTATTTCTTCATTTTTCAATTGTTCAAAACCTTCTTTAAACTGCATCTTATAAGGTGGAATATGAGGGTTATTAAACACCATTTCACTAGTAACATTCATATATGCAGATGTTTCGGTGGCAATAGGCGCAGAAGTTGTAACAGTATCTTTCCAAGAAACGGTTTCTTCTGTTTGTCCATTGTTGTACTTAAAAGCGGTAAATTCGCCCACAT is from Paenimyroides aestuarii and encodes:
- a CDS encoding TonB-dependent receptor, translating into MKKYALSITIAAAFFAHQANAQEDKDKKNKGVGTEVVNVTSEYQATLNDAFKINDNPLIEDEDINQKKEVKYTIFSVPVASTFSPAKGEAAKVDNDSLAKFYSNYALFGFGNYNTIRGELGIVETIGSKNMYVGGLLKHISSGGGIENVQLDDSFSKSNLDFTLGQRNENNQWNTQFGAMTSKYNWYGTPADFFVSNFNFDLVDPLQKYNDVHIGASYESYIGAFEKIDARYKYFWDDYSSKESRFVVAPKFSVELPNNTVYINLEADYVNTQFANNGIDNLVDTYSHLNLSANPSIKFFDADYSLELGAGLTYILGKEQGIENNSLVIYPMVKANFNLVPNIVQAYLGAVGGVQQNSYADLADQNPFLAPSFVLRPTRTNYDVYAGMKGKLYHNLSYNVRANYKNEDDKAMFTINPYNINLQNKQGYQYGNSFGLIYDKVTTFTLFGELNFDFSGKAQIGLSGEYNSFNLDQYQNVFHIPQGKINVNVLYNFTNQWFADANLGYVGQRYEFSGAPISSMNDDIKLGDFYDLNVTVGYRPTAQWTIFAKGLNLANENYLRFNQYQVQGLQVLGGAIYKFDFK
- a CDS encoding cytochrome-c peroxidase translates to MKKIVLFLCISLLFFQCKKNNDYQINHEQTVQQHIIKNLQNLSEALQNFERLAQSNASESELQQHFLKCRLLFKNTEWATEYFLPKSSKLLNGPALDHLDLEENKFLDAEGFQVLEEYLYPHYQKEQQTEIIKQIRIIDNLIRAGITNFEATKPSKEQVFDALRLGIFKITTLGITGFDTPVSSLLFPESQAALKGIEDVLNIYKNELQRFESFQNSMELLRTAQTTINQSSNKNTFDYLGYIINYLDPIAQKIHQLQLDAQIPFVKRVSMLKPDAASLFARDAFDLNAVSADQNLKSNPEKIELGKKLFYDTHLSKNNTRSCASCHDPEKAFTDGLKVASDLAGSPLLRNTPSLNYAGFYHGQFWDMRQADIESLTTNVIENQEEMHGNMADILKMVQTDEYYATSFKKIYKDNKIEGWHVQNALASYVRSLSTFSSRFDDYMRGEKTALTSLEKEGFNVFVGKAKCATCHFLPIFNGTVPPRFSSSEQEVLGVPADVEVTILDNDLGRYIYNTDLYQLKNAFKTVTVRNIEKTAPYMHNGVFKSLEEVVNFYNKGGGLGFGLSVENQTLPADALDLSEHEQKALIAFMKALNDQ
- a CDS encoding PhoX family protein, with product MKKIYVGKIAFLAFASLFVTSCQDEAIPSQEEETNPETEVPETTINLVNHSNIPALVYGMPGFEDLEILTLISSSDKLEQSPNFVFGAQPDGAGFMKNPSGEGFMMITNHEILQSVSRVFLDKNFKPVRGEYIVDAVGGMTRLCSATLAEPAVHGFGPVFLTAGESGEESLVHAIDPLGFVNDRSRTDRVKPALGRASMENAVPLPSDVSGSGTFILIGEDQSYSTNHQSAGQLIMYHSNTRGDLDNGKLYALKRIDNTITEGSMTKNQSYAVEFVEIPNAKNLTGAEINAANITNNALRFSRVEDVDYRKGKGNGNEIYFTATGQASGGQPVPGYTMWGRVYKLVLDKNNMFKGTLEIIAEGDSNPGNDLINPDNICVTENYVYIQEDGDSFYAGANHDSYIWQYSMAKKSYKPWLNMKHNRGNAEWFNLFDQSGKLDKFGSWEYGAMIDVSDLVGIPGTFAVNIHPHTWQKPEFLNADGSGTQSNKEGGQVVLIKNVER
- a CDS encoding tetratricopeptide repeat protein, with the translated sequence MRKANHFLYLSFLLGGISMNAQQSYNYTQENKDFYNAVSLYNEQQYAVAQILFDQVKIKNTNDEIQAESAYYSANCAIRLGQAGAEQKISQFIYDYPTSSKQAQAYVDVSNFYFSQGDYDQSLRYAEKINEAILSPADKDRINFQKGYAYFSKKQNAKAKTYLDQVDLEGAYGNQAKYYLGYISYANNDYDQANEYFANVESVEKYQERMGYYKADMQFKSGNFQKAIEEGLAQMPKSTETEKSELSKIIGESYFNLKQYDKALPYLLAYEGKNGKLSNVDFYQLGYSYYQQKDYEKAVSEFNKIISGKDAVAQNAYYHLGESYLKLNQRTQALNAFKNASEMDFSAKIQEDAYANYAKLSYDIGNPYKSVPEVITDFLVKYPETPYKQELSDLLVDSYISTKNYKAALEVLESNRTPLNKAAYQKVTFYRGVELFNEGKFSQANSMFNKSIAERQDNKYVARATYWRGESEYALNRFGDAYQTFTTFKQLPQAQNTPEFKSAEYNLGYAAYKLKNYSNANTHFKNYLAAVKDDAKKSDATLRLADGYFVTKQYGAAMEMYNSILNSNSPYKDYAAYQKAISYGFIDKTPTKIEELQKFIANYKSSSLIDDAIYELGSTYANTNQTNKSIETFNQLISNYPQSNLISKTILRQGLVYVNANQEDKAIERFKKVVADYPGSQDTMEAVQNARIVYLDSGRSNEFAAWVKNLDFVDISTAELENDVFTSAESQMAQNNNEGALKSLNDYVSNYPNGLHATKAYFNMAEIYFGNNKVAEAKANYEQVVKRGKSEYTEQSLIRLSNMYLNEKDKTNAQRVLNLLEINASNDNNKLFAQANLMKIAYEENDMNTAAKYANILAANSKVDKRIKADAIAISARMAFKNSDTANARKLYEQLNSIASGDLKAEALYYDAYFKNADKKYDASNKIIEKLVKEYSANKYYNAKGLVLLAKNFYQLKDSYQATYILESVISNATEYADVVTEAKTELNRIKTEESKRNSSVK